A stretch of Camelina sativa cultivar DH55 chromosome 18, Cs, whole genome shotgun sequence DNA encodes these proteins:
- the LOC104760416 gene encoding uncharacterized protein LOC104760416, with product MVRLDVVGEGQTEANLVYYGGGSFERSFKSTRQRKLYLTRLLMNQFIAVKELINDFTFAHPELSAKETCSSGSARRRTSPWMMMMNETVMEHKQQHSAVPKTTLEEELAERKKSLRLRELALLQTVLELRIKKKNFKM from the exons ATGGTGCGGTTAGATGTGGTTGGTGAAGGACAAACCGAAGCCAATCTG GTGTACTACGGCGGTGGTTCCTTTGAGAGATCGTTTAAGAGTACTCGGCAAAGGAAACTTTATCTGACACGTCTGCTGATGAACCAATTCATTGCGGTGAAAGAATTGATCAATGATTTCACATTTGCGCATCCCGAGTTGTCTGCAAAGGAGACTTGTTCATCTGGCAgtgcaagaagaagaacctctccttggatgatgatgatgaatgagacTGTCATGGAGcacaaacaacaacactctGCTGTCCCTAAAACAACACTTGAAGAGGAGCTAGCCGAGCGAAAAAAGAGTCTTCGACTTAGAGAATTGGCCTTGCTACAGACTGTGCTAGAACTAcgaatcaaaaagaaaaattttaaaatgtaa
- the LOC104760414 gene encoding ribonuclease 3-like protein 3 isoform X1, which translates to MMDSSVEALEKILNYSFVNKTLLKEALTQTSPLFNRLEFLGDSVLEVAFTNYIHHTYPNLKLKELRDLRTGNVSNDKFARVAVNHNLYQSLLRHNPSLSTKIKEFSEAVSKECDPVPYGGLVKAPKILADIVESIAGAVYIDVNFDIQRLWEIFRGLFEPIYTMDDLRQQPKPPFLTLFRLADKHGKRVDFRYSKDDNSKKKVAEVYLDDVFIASGCAKRIDTAKLLAVEGAVQKLSEFIMPIEKIIGEVSPLVEPEDAKGKSFEICSTACESPLADEMRQEEMVIDEDSPLVEPEDSKGKLFEICYSRKLQIQTGSSSLADASANMLTYEFTTKQMVVDKDSLHVEPEDVKGKLLDICTKNKWPKPVYSVEEQKGPKNEPRFVCSVKIEIPTTEATFHMKGDIKSKKKQAENSSAYHMIRALESSLMSLVISNLQMSKSLDKQNPSIVSSEMDSDSVEALEKILNYSFVNKNLLREVLTHNNSPSFQRLISVGEPALSLAFMKHIYLTYPKLEPKDLSLLRDANTCNDRYARVVVKKGISQFVIKPERMIVEFIEMMGKEDDPDPDPYRTVKAPKVLANLVLAVAGAVYIDVNYNVQRLWEVFRGLFEPLYTLDDLRLQPKLPFVTLSRLADKHGKQIDFRYSKDVDSRKNIAEVYFDDVFISSGCAKRLDTAKLLAAEKAWQKLSECMPVKKIVDEVSPHVEPEDVKRKSFDNHLTDETTQEQVVINEDSRHVEHDDVKGNSFDICSTEKLQLQAESTSLPISFDNHLKDEVTQEQMVIDKNTPHVELEDAKGKLFEFCSTRKLQTQTGLSLLPTAAENPSTYEITTKQMVVDKDSRHVEPEDLKGKLFDICAKNKWPNPIFSVEEDRGPNNEQKFVCSVKLEIPTIEGSFNMKGDAKSKKKEAENSSADHMIRALKSPVMSLVISNLQMPKSLDEKKKNLLMQEESLDENKNLHSKKRRTV; encoded by the exons ATGATGGATTCATCAGTGGAAGCTTTGGAGAAGATCTTGAACTACAGTTTCGTGAACAAGACTCTTCTCAAGGAAGCCTTAACTCAAACATCTCCTTTATTCAATCGGCTTGAGTTCCTCGGCGACTCGGTTCTTGAAGTCGCCTTCACTAATTACATCCACCACACTTACCCTAATCTCAAACTCAAGGAGTTGCGTGACTTGCGAACTGGTAATGTTAGTAACGATAAGTTCGCTCGTGTCGCCGTCAACCACAACCTCTACCAATCCCTTTTACGCCACAATCCTTCTCTTTCTACAAag ATTAAAGAGTTCTCAGAGGCAGTAAGCAAAGAATGTGATCCTGTTCCGTATGGTGGATTAGTGAAAGCACCAAAAATTCTTGCTGACATTGTAGAGTCCATAGCTGGAGCTGTGTACATTGATGTGAATTTTGATATACAAAGACTCTGGGAG ATCTTCAGGGGACTTTTCGAGCCAATTTATACAATGGATGATCTACGGCAGCAACCTAAACCACCTTTTCTTACGCTCTTTCGTTTGGCTGATAAACACGGCAAGCGAGTCGACTTCAGGTATTCGAAAGATGACAACAGCAAGAAGAAAGTTGCTGAGGTATATCTTGATGATGTATTTATAGCTTCTGGCTGTGCTAAACGTATAGATACCGCGAAGCTGCTTGCTGTTGAGGGAGCGGTGCAGAAGTTGTCAGAATTTATTATGCCCATTGAAAAGATTATTGGTGAGGTTAGTCCACTTGTTGAACCTGAGGATGCCAAAGGGAAGTCTTTTGAGATTTGCTCCACTGCCTGTGAGAGCCCTTTAGCCGATGAAATGAGACAAGAAGAAATGGTTATTGATGAGGATAGTCCACTTGTTGAACCTGAAGATTCGAAAgggaagttgtttgagatttgctATAGTAGAAAGCTTCAGATACAGACTGGATCATCTTCGTTGGCCGATGCCTCTGCCAACATGTTAACCTATGaatttacaacaaaacaaatggtTGTTGATAAGGATAGTCTACATGTTGAACCTGAAGATGTGAAAGGGAAGTTGTTGGATATTTGCACCAAGAATAAGTGGCCTAAGCCGGTTTATAG TGTTGAAGAACAGAAAGGGCCAAAAAATGAACCGAGATTTGTTTGTTCAGTTAAGATTGAGATCCCAACTACAGAAGCTACATTTCACATGAAGGGAGatataaaatcaaagaaaaagcaaGCAGAAAACTCCTCAGCGTACCACATGATAAGAGCCTTGGAATCTTCTCTAATGAGTCTTGTTATAAGTAATCTGCAAATGTCGAAAAGTTTAGATAAGCAGAATCCATCTATTGTCAGCTCAGAGATGGATTCTGATTCAGTAGAAGCACTGGAGAAGATCTTGAATTACAGTTTCGTGAACAAGAATCTTCTGAGAGAAGTGCTAACACACAATAATTCACCTTCATTCCAGCGGCTTATATCCGTCGGTGAGCCAGCTCTTTCTCTTGCCTTTATGAAACACATATACCTCACGTACCCTAAGCTCGAACCGAAGGATTTGTCTTTGTTGCGAGATGCGAATACATGTAACGACAGATACGCTCGTGTCGTTGTTAAAAAAGGCATCAGCCAATTTGTTATAAAGCCAGAAAGAATG ATTGTGGAGTTCATAGAGATGATGGGCAAAGAAGATGATCCTGATCCAGATCCATACAGAACGGTGAAAGCTCCAAAAGTTCTTGCTAATCTTGTACTTGCTGTAGCTGGAGCTGTTTATATTGATGTAAATTATAATGTACAACGACTCTGGGAG GTCTTCAGGGGTCTTTTCGAGCCATTATATACACTTGATGATTTACGGCTGCAACCTAAACTACCATTTGTTACACTTTCTCGTTTGGCTGATAAACACGGCAAACAAATCGACTTTAGGTATTCGAAAGATGTTGACAGCAGAAAAAATATCGCTGAGGTATACTTTGATGATGTATTTATATCTTCTGGGTGTGCTAAACGTTTAGATACTGCAAAGCTGCTTGCTGCTGAGAAGGCGTGGCAGAAGCTGTCAGAATGTATGCCTGTTAAAAAGATTGTTGATGAGGTTAGTCCACATGTGGAACCAGAAGATGTGAAAAGGAAGTCGTTTGATAACCATTTAACCGATGAAACGACGCAAGAACAAGTGGTTATTAACGAGGATAGTCGTCATGTTGAACATGATGATGTGAAAGGGAATTCGTTTGATATTTGCTCCACTGAAAAGCTCCAATTACAGGCTGAATCAACTTCTTTGCCCATCAGCTTTGATAACCATTTAAAAGATGAAGTGACACAAGAACAAATGGTTATTGATAAGAATACTCCACATGTTGAACTTGAAGATGCGAAAGGGAAGTTGTTTGAGTTTTGCTCTACTAGGAAGCTTCAGACACAGACTGGATTATCTTTGTTGCCTACTGCTGCTGAGAACCCGTCAACCTATgaaataacaacaaaacaaatggtTGTTGATAAGGATAGTCGACATGTTGAACCCGAAGATTTGAAAGGCAAGTTGTTTGATATTTGCGCAAAGAATAAGTGGCCAAACCCGATTTTCAG TGTTGAAGAAGACAGAGGGCCGAACAATGAGCAGAAATTTGTTTGTTCAGTTAAGCTTGAGATCCCAACTATAGAAGGTTCCTTTAACATGAAGGGAGatgcaaaatcaaagaaaaaggaagcagAAAATTCATCAGCGGATCACATGATAAGAGCCTTGAAATCTCCTGTAATGAGTCTTGTCATAAGTAATCTGCAAATGCCAAAAAGTttggatgagaagaagaagaatctgctAATGCAGGAGGAAAGTTTAGATGAAAACAAGAATCTGCATTCAAAGAAGAGGAGAACtgtttaa
- the LOC104760414 gene encoding ribonuclease 3-like protein 3 isoform X2: MIYGSNLNHLFLRSFVWLINTASESTSDTAKLLAVEGAVQKLSEFIMPIEKIIGEVSPLVEPEDAKGKSFEICSTACESPLADEMRQEEMVIDEDSPLVEPEDSKGKLFEICYSRKLQIQTGSSSLADASANMLTYEFTTKQMVVDKDSLHVEPEDVKGKLLDICTKNKWPKPVYSVEEQKGPKNEPRFVCSVKIEIPTTEATFHMKGDIKSKKKQAENSSAYHMIRALESSLMSLVISNLQMSKSLDKQNPSIVSSEMDSDSVEALEKILNYSFVNKNLLREVLTHNNSPSFQRLISVGEPALSLAFMKHIYLTYPKLEPKDLSLLRDANTCNDRYARVVVKKGISQFVIKPERMIVEFIEMMGKEDDPDPDPYRTVKAPKVLANLVLAVAGAVYIDVNYNVQRLWEVFRGLFEPLYTLDDLRLQPKLPFVTLSRLADKHGKQIDFRYSKDVDSRKNIAEVYFDDVFISSGCAKRLDTAKLLAAEKAWQKLSECMPVKKIVDEVSPHVEPEDVKRKSFDNHLTDETTQEQVVINEDSRHVEHDDVKGNSFDICSTEKLQLQAESTSLPISFDNHLKDEVTQEQMVIDKNTPHVELEDAKGKLFEFCSTRKLQTQTGLSLLPTAAENPSTYEITTKQMVVDKDSRHVEPEDLKGKLFDICAKNKWPNPIFSVEEDRGPNNEQKFVCSVKLEIPTIEGSFNMKGDAKSKKKEAENSSADHMIRALKSPVMSLVISNLQMPKSLDEKKKNLLMQEESLDENKNLHSKKRRTV; this comes from the exons ATGATCTACGGCAGCAACCTAAACCACCTTTTCTTACGCTCTTTCGTTTGGCTGATAAACACGGCAAGCGAGTCGACTTCAG ATACCGCGAAGCTGCTTGCTGTTGAGGGAGCGGTGCAGAAGTTGTCAGAATTTATTATGCCCATTGAAAAGATTATTGGTGAGGTTAGTCCACTTGTTGAACCTGAGGATGCCAAAGGGAAGTCTTTTGAGATTTGCTCCACTGCCTGTGAGAGCCCTTTAGCCGATGAAATGAGACAAGAAGAAATGGTTATTGATGAGGATAGTCCACTTGTTGAACCTGAAGATTCGAAAgggaagttgtttgagatttgctATAGTAGAAAGCTTCAGATACAGACTGGATCATCTTCGTTGGCCGATGCCTCTGCCAACATGTTAACCTATGaatttacaacaaaacaaatggtTGTTGATAAGGATAGTCTACATGTTGAACCTGAAGATGTGAAAGGGAAGTTGTTGGATATTTGCACCAAGAATAAGTGGCCTAAGCCGGTTTATAG TGTTGAAGAACAGAAAGGGCCAAAAAATGAACCGAGATTTGTTTGTTCAGTTAAGATTGAGATCCCAACTACAGAAGCTACATTTCACATGAAGGGAGatataaaatcaaagaaaaagcaaGCAGAAAACTCCTCAGCGTACCACATGATAAGAGCCTTGGAATCTTCTCTAATGAGTCTTGTTATAAGTAATCTGCAAATGTCGAAAAGTTTAGATAAGCAGAATCCATCTATTGTCAGCTCAGAGATGGATTCTGATTCAGTAGAAGCACTGGAGAAGATCTTGAATTACAGTTTCGTGAACAAGAATCTTCTGAGAGAAGTGCTAACACACAATAATTCACCTTCATTCCAGCGGCTTATATCCGTCGGTGAGCCAGCTCTTTCTCTTGCCTTTATGAAACACATATACCTCACGTACCCTAAGCTCGAACCGAAGGATTTGTCTTTGTTGCGAGATGCGAATACATGTAACGACAGATACGCTCGTGTCGTTGTTAAAAAAGGCATCAGCCAATTTGTTATAAAGCCAGAAAGAATG ATTGTGGAGTTCATAGAGATGATGGGCAAAGAAGATGATCCTGATCCAGATCCATACAGAACGGTGAAAGCTCCAAAAGTTCTTGCTAATCTTGTACTTGCTGTAGCTGGAGCTGTTTATATTGATGTAAATTATAATGTACAACGACTCTGGGAG GTCTTCAGGGGTCTTTTCGAGCCATTATATACACTTGATGATTTACGGCTGCAACCTAAACTACCATTTGTTACACTTTCTCGTTTGGCTGATAAACACGGCAAACAAATCGACTTTAGGTATTCGAAAGATGTTGACAGCAGAAAAAATATCGCTGAGGTATACTTTGATGATGTATTTATATCTTCTGGGTGTGCTAAACGTTTAGATACTGCAAAGCTGCTTGCTGCTGAGAAGGCGTGGCAGAAGCTGTCAGAATGTATGCCTGTTAAAAAGATTGTTGATGAGGTTAGTCCACATGTGGAACCAGAAGATGTGAAAAGGAAGTCGTTTGATAACCATTTAACCGATGAAACGACGCAAGAACAAGTGGTTATTAACGAGGATAGTCGTCATGTTGAACATGATGATGTGAAAGGGAATTCGTTTGATATTTGCTCCACTGAAAAGCTCCAATTACAGGCTGAATCAACTTCTTTGCCCATCAGCTTTGATAACCATTTAAAAGATGAAGTGACACAAGAACAAATGGTTATTGATAAGAATACTCCACATGTTGAACTTGAAGATGCGAAAGGGAAGTTGTTTGAGTTTTGCTCTACTAGGAAGCTTCAGACACAGACTGGATTATCTTTGTTGCCTACTGCTGCTGAGAACCCGTCAACCTATgaaataacaacaaaacaaatggtTGTTGATAAGGATAGTCGACATGTTGAACCCGAAGATTTGAAAGGCAAGTTGTTTGATATTTGCGCAAAGAATAAGTGGCCAAACCCGATTTTCAG TGTTGAAGAAGACAGAGGGCCGAACAATGAGCAGAAATTTGTTTGTTCAGTTAAGCTTGAGATCCCAACTATAGAAGGTTCCTTTAACATGAAGGGAGatgcaaaatcaaagaaaaaggaagcagAAAATTCATCAGCGGATCACATGATAAGAGCCTTGAAATCTCCTGTAATGAGTCTTGTCATAAGTAATCTGCAAATGCCAAAAAGTttggatgagaagaagaagaatctgctAATGCAGGAGGAAAGTTTAGATGAAAACAAGAATCTGCATTCAAAGAAGAGGAGAACtgtttaa